A window of the Streptomyces sp. NBC_00454 genome harbors these coding sequences:
- a CDS encoding sensor histidine kinase, translated as MAVTRAGRDWLKGPEPWTRRMLAGDLALAGVLVVLGLGVEELDNGSAARMLASTAAVVVLTLLRRRLPVVTLVVGSAVGVYLPGAFLVAIPLGWSAGRRIVGVGRALGAFTGAFVAAVVLSVLKDWTQGRPVLIIVFSTLMFLAMVVMPGLASRYWSQRRTLLRALQERNAQLMRERAMVAGQARLRERQRIAQDMHDSLGHQLALISVHTGALEVDPVLTDRQREAVGVLRQASVAAMHELREVVGILRDGVEAPAPVEEAQPAARGVAGISGIVEAARSAGTDVRLTTAGTPRPLVAACDHAAYRIAQEALTNAYKHAPGASITVELRYEDDSLVVEIANGPAAAPGPGEVVSGGQGLTGLRERARLVGGMVYAGAAEGGGFRVAGVLPYGTEPAGAQETGAESAGAGEVADDFGQQLRAHMLVRGGAPMDWAAVDRELMRGRSRFGGAALGCGIAVAAVVVLLIVIGAAVALFVGSVGDATMSRADYDAIRVGEPESAVRSRLPSGDSILTQGLDRKGPPRPEGAACLALVEDEDTELTTTSVFRFCFKDGKLVEKQAYRTKS; from the coding sequence ATGGCGGTAACGCGTGCGGGACGGGACTGGCTCAAGGGGCCCGAGCCCTGGACCCGGCGGATGCTGGCCGGGGACCTGGCGCTCGCCGGGGTGCTGGTGGTGCTCGGTCTGGGTGTCGAGGAACTCGACAACGGGTCCGCCGCCCGGATGCTGGCCAGCACGGCGGCCGTGGTCGTGCTGACCCTGCTGCGGCGCCGGCTCCCGGTGGTCACGCTGGTGGTCGGCTCGGCGGTGGGCGTCTACCTGCCCGGGGCCTTCCTGGTGGCGATCCCGCTCGGCTGGTCGGCCGGGCGCCGCATCGTGGGGGTCGGGCGGGCGCTCGGCGCCTTCACCGGAGCCTTCGTCGCGGCCGTCGTGCTCAGCGTCCTCAAGGACTGGACGCAGGGCCGGCCCGTCCTGATCATCGTCTTCAGCACCCTGATGTTCCTGGCCATGGTGGTCATGCCCGGTCTGGCCAGCCGCTACTGGTCCCAGCGCCGTACGCTGCTGCGCGCCCTCCAGGAGCGCAACGCCCAGCTGATGCGCGAGCGGGCGATGGTCGCCGGCCAGGCCCGGCTGCGCGAACGCCAGCGCATCGCCCAGGACATGCACGACAGCCTCGGCCACCAGCTCGCGCTGATCTCGGTGCACACCGGGGCGCTGGAGGTCGATCCGGTGCTGACCGACCGGCAGCGCGAGGCGGTGGGAGTGCTGCGGCAGGCTTCGGTCGCCGCCATGCACGAGCTGCGCGAGGTCGTCGGCATCCTGCGCGACGGGGTGGAGGCGCCGGCGCCCGTGGAGGAGGCGCAGCCGGCCGCACGCGGGGTGGCGGGCATCTCCGGGATCGTGGAGGCGGCCCGCAGCGCGGGGACCGACGTACGGCTCACCACGGCGGGAACCCCGAGGCCGCTGGTCGCGGCGTGCGACCACGCGGCGTACCGGATCGCGCAGGAGGCCCTGACCAATGCCTACAAGCACGCTCCGGGCGCTTCGATCACGGTGGAACTGCGGTACGAGGACGACTCGCTGGTGGTGGAGATCGCCAACGGCCCGGCGGCCGCCCCGGGCCCCGGCGAGGTGGTCTCCGGCGGACAGGGACTGACGGGGCTGCGCGAGCGGGCCCGGCTGGTCGGCGGGATGGTCTACGCGGGGGCCGCGGAGGGCGGCGGCTTCCGGGTGGCCGGAGTGCTCCCGTACGGGACCGAGCCGGCCGGGGCCCAGGAGACCGGCGCGGAGTCGGCCGGGGCCGGCGAGGTGGCCGACGACTTCGGACAGCAGCTGCGGGCGCACATGCTGGTCCGGGGCGGGGCGCCGATGGACTGGGCGGCCGTCGACCGGGAGCTGATGCGCGGACGCAGCCGGTTCGGAGGTGCGGCGCTGGGCTGCGGGATCGCGGTCGCGGCCGTGGTGGTCCTGCTGATCGTGATCGGGGCCGCGGTGGCACTGTTCGTGGGCTCGGTGGGCGACGCGACGATGAGCCGGGCCGACTACGACGCCATCCGCGTGGGCGAGCCGGAGAGCGCGGTGCGTTCGCGGTTGCCCAGCGGGGACAGCATCCTGACCCAGGGGCTGGACCGCAAGGGACCGCCCCGTCCGGAGGGGGCCGCGTGTCTGGCCCTGGTGGAGGACGAGGACACCGAGCTGACCACCACCAGCGTTTTCCGGTTCTGCTTCAAGGACGGCAAGCTCGTCGAGAAGCAGGCGTACCGGACCAAGTCGTAG
- a CDS encoding FtsW/RodA/SpoVE family cell cycle protein, which produces MSVVTNTATIGAIELPSRRNTELLLLAFAVAIPIFAYANAGLAIHGKLPPGMLTYGLGLGVLAGIAHLVVRRYAKYADPLLLPIATLLNGLGLVLIWRLDQSTRLQNTAKRIYGAFSDSAPRQLMYTALAIALFAGVLVVLKDHRVLQRFTYISMAASLVLLILPVIPGLGADVFGAKIWISVGGFSIQPGEFAKIVIAVFFAGYLMVKRDALALASRRFMGLYLPRGRDLGPILMIWGMSLLVLVFENDLGTSLLFFGMFVIMLYVATERTSWIVIGLLMSVGGAAVVGATASHVKVRVTAWLDPFACYAKSGACEQVGQSIMSFGSGGVLGTGWGQGNSDLIGFAANSDFIFSTVGEELGLAGVMAFLLLYGLIIERGVRTALAARDPFGKLFAIGLSGAFALQVFVVAGGVMGLIPLTGMTMPFLASGGSSVLANWILIAILIRISDTARRPAPAPAPSPDSEMTQVVRPS; this is translated from the coding sequence ATGAGCGTTGTCACCAACACGGCCACCATCGGCGCCATCGAGCTGCCGAGCCGGCGGAACACCGAGCTCCTGCTGCTCGCTTTCGCCGTGGCCATCCCGATCTTCGCGTACGCCAACGCGGGCCTGGCGATCCACGGGAAGCTGCCTCCGGGCATGCTCACCTACGGGCTCGGCCTCGGCGTCCTCGCGGGCATCGCCCACCTCGTCGTACGCCGCTACGCCAAGTACGCCGACCCGCTGCTGCTGCCGATCGCCACGCTGCTCAACGGGCTCGGCCTGGTGCTGATCTGGCGTCTCGACCAGTCGACGCGACTGCAGAACACGGCCAAGCGGATCTACGGGGCGTTCTCCGACTCGGCGCCCCGGCAGCTGATGTACACCGCGCTGGCGATCGCCCTGTTCGCCGGCGTGCTGGTGGTCCTCAAGGACCACCGCGTGCTCCAGCGGTTCACCTACATCTCGATGGCCGCCTCGCTCGTCCTGCTGATCCTGCCGGTCATCCCGGGCCTGGGCGCCGACGTGTTCGGCGCCAAGATCTGGATCAGCGTCGGCGGGTTCTCCATCCAGCCCGGCGAGTTCGCGAAGATCGTGATCGCCGTCTTCTTCGCCGGCTACCTCATGGTCAAGCGCGACGCCCTGGCCCTGGCCAGCCGGCGCTTCATGGGCCTCTACCTGCCGCGCGGCCGTGACCTCGGCCCGATCCTGATGATCTGGGGCATGAGCCTGCTCGTCCTCGTCTTCGAGAACGACCTCGGCACCTCGCTGCTCTTCTTCGGCATGTTCGTGATCATGCTGTACGTGGCCACCGAGCGCACCAGCTGGATCGTGATCGGCCTGCTCATGAGCGTGGGCGGGGCCGCCGTGGTCGGCGCCACCGCCAGCCACGTCAAGGTCCGCGTCACCGCCTGGCTCGACCCCTTCGCCTGCTACGCCAAGTCGGGCGCCTGCGAGCAGGTCGGCCAGTCGATCATGAGCTTCGGCTCCGGCGGGGTCCTCGGCACCGGCTGGGGACAGGGCAACTCCGACCTCATCGGATTCGCCGCCAACTCCGACTTCATCTTCTCCACCGTCGGCGAAGAGCTCGGGCTCGCCGGGGTCATGGCCTTCCTCCTGCTCTACGGCCTGATCATCGAGCGGGGCGTGCGCACCGCGCTCGCCGCCCGCGACCCCTTCGGCAAGCTGTTCGCCATCGGGCTCTCCGGCGCCTTCGCCCTCCAGGTGTTCGTCGTCGCCGGCGGGGTCATGGGCCTCATCCCGCTCACCGGCATGACCATGCCGTTCCTCGCGTCCGGCGGCTCGTCCGTCCTCGCGAACTGGATCCTCATCGCCATCCTCATCCGGATCAGCGACACCGCACGCCGACCTGCCCCGGCTCCGGCACCGTCCCCCGACTCCGAGATGACCCAGGTGGTCCGCCCGTCATGA
- a CDS encoding FhaA domain-containing protein, producing the protein MGVLKRFEQRLEGLVNGTFAKVFKSEVQPVEIAGALQRECDNNATIWNRERTVVPNDFIVELSAGDYDRLSPYSGQLGDELAGLVRDYAKQQRYSFMGPIKVHLEKADDLDTGLYRVRSRTLASSTSQAPGQQAPGQGQGGHQAPPAQPGGYGYPPVSAPPMPAGPPPGGPGGRRPAPGGPAGAAPVPPVSPGGAVRRHWIEINGTRHQISRPTLVLGRSTEADVRIDDPGVSRRHCEIRTGTPSTIQDLGSTNGIVVDGQHTTRATLRDGSRIVVGSTTIIYRQAEG; encoded by the coding sequence ATGGGAGTCCTGAAGCGGTTCGAGCAGCGACTCGAAGGTCTGGTGAACGGCACCTTCGCCAAGGTGTTCAAGTCCGAGGTCCAGCCGGTGGAGATCGCAGGCGCGCTCCAGCGCGAGTGCGACAACAACGCCACCATCTGGAACCGGGAACGGACCGTCGTCCCCAACGACTTCATCGTGGAGCTCAGCGCCGGAGACTACGACCGTCTGAGCCCCTACTCGGGCCAGCTCGGCGACGAGCTCGCGGGCCTGGTCCGCGACTACGCCAAGCAGCAGCGCTACAGCTTCATGGGCCCGATCAAGGTGCACCTGGAGAAGGCGGACGACCTGGACACCGGGCTCTACCGGGTCCGCAGCCGCACGCTCGCCTCCAGCACCTCCCAGGCCCCGGGCCAGCAGGCGCCGGGCCAGGGGCAGGGGGGCCACCAGGCTCCCCCGGCCCAGCCCGGTGGCTACGGCTACCCTCCGGTCTCCGCGCCGCCCATGCCCGCCGGACCGCCCCCGGGCGGCCCCGGTGGGCGCAGGCCGGCTCCCGGCGGACCGGCCGGGGCGGCTCCCGTACCGCCCGTGTCCCCAGGCGGCGCCGTCCGGCGCCACTGGATCGAGATCAACGGCACGCGCCACCAGATCTCGCGCCCGACGCTCGTACTCGGCCGAAGCACCGAAGCCGACGTGCGGATCGACGACCCCGGCGTATCGCGCCGGCACTGTGAGATCCGGACCGGAACGCCCTCGACGATCCAGGATCTAGGGTCCACCAACGGCATCGTGGTGGACGGGCAGCACACCACCCGCGCTACGCTCCGCGACGGTTCGCGGATCGTCGTGGGCAGTACCACCATCATTTATCGGCAAGCCGAAGGGTGA
- a CDS encoding 2Fe-2S iron-sulfur cluster-binding protein, translated as MAASPPSPTPGSASPVRPARHGAFHTLTVAAVDRLTEDSVALTLAVPPELRSEYRHAPGQHLTLRRSPLDGSGKSEVRRTYSICSPAPAADGPGPSALRVGVRLVEGGEFSSFAHKEIAAGDALDVMVPAGRFVLDPAAAPAAAHYAAIVGGSGITPVLSIAATLLASRPDARFCLVRSDRSAASTMFLDEVADLKDRYPDRFQLVTVLSREEQEAGLPSGRLGEERLAALLPALLPVAEVTGWFLCGPYGLVTGAEQALAGLGVERTRVHEEIFHVEDTAPPAPVASAAATHGRVTARLDGRSGTWPVREGESLLDAVLRARADAPYACKGGVCGTCRAFLVTGEVRMDRNFALEETETEAGFVLACQSHPVTEEVEIDFDR; from the coding sequence ATGGCCGCGTCCCCGCCGTCGCCCACCCCGGGGTCCGCGAGCCCGGTGCGCCCCGCGCGCCACGGAGCGTTCCACACCTTGACGGTGGCGGCGGTCGACCGGCTCACCGAGGACTCCGTCGCCCTGACCCTGGCCGTGCCGCCCGAGCTGCGCTCCGAGTACCGGCACGCCCCCGGCCAGCACCTCACCCTGCGCCGCAGCCCCCTGGACGGCTCCGGCAAGTCGGAGGTCCGCCGTACGTACTCGATCTGCTCCCCCGCCCCGGCGGCCGACGGGCCGGGCCCCTCGGCGCTGCGGGTCGGGGTGCGCCTGGTGGAGGGCGGGGAGTTCTCCTCGTTCGCACACAAGGAGATCGCCGCCGGGGACGCCCTGGACGTGATGGTCCCGGCCGGCCGGTTCGTCCTGGATCCGGCCGCGGCTCCGGCCGCCGCGCACTACGCGGCGATCGTCGGCGGCAGCGGGATCACCCCGGTCCTGTCGATCGCCGCCACCCTGCTCGCGTCCCGCCCCGATGCCCGGTTCTGCCTGGTGCGCAGCGACCGCAGCGCCGCCTCGACGATGTTCCTGGACGAGGTGGCCGACCTCAAGGACCGCTATCCCGACCGGTTCCAGCTGGTCACCGTGCTCTCCCGGGAGGAGCAGGAGGCCGGGCTGCCTTCGGGGCGGCTGGGCGAGGAGCGATTGGCGGCGCTGCTGCCCGCGCTGCTCCCGGTCGCCGAGGTGACGGGCTGGTTCCTGTGCGGACCGTACGGGCTGGTGACAGGCGCGGAGCAGGCGCTGGCCGGGCTCGGCGTGGAGCGGACCCGGGTCCACGAGGAGATCTTCCACGTCGAGGACACCGCCCCGCCCGCGCCCGTCGCTTCGGCCGCCGCCACCCACGGCCGGGTCACGGCCCGGCTCGACGGCCGCTCGGGCACCTGGCCGGTCCGGGAGGGCGAATCCCTGCTCGACGCGGTGCTGCGGGCCCGCGCGGACGCCCCGTACGCCTGCAAGGGCGGGGTGTGCGGCACCTGCCGGGCGTTCCTGGTGACCGGCGAGGTGCGGATGGACCGCAATTTCGCGCTGGAGGAGACCGAGACGGAGGCCGGGTTCGTGCTGGCCTGCCAGTCGCACCCGGTGACGGAGGAAGTGGAGATCGACTTCGACCGCTGA
- a CDS encoding PP2C family serine/threonine-protein phosphatase gives MSLSLRFAAGSHKGMIREGNEDSGYAGPRLLAIADGMGGQAAGEVASSEVISTLVQLDDDVPGSDILTALSTAVQRANDQLRAMVEEDPQLEGMGTTLTALLWTGQRLGLVHVGDSRAYLLRDGVLTQITQDHTWVQRLVDEGRITEEEATTHPQRSLLMRALGSGDIVEPDLSIREVRVGDRYLICSDGLSGVVSHQTLEETLADYHGPRETVASLIQLALRGGGPDNITCIVADVLDTDSGDTLAAQVNDTPVVVGAVAENQHNQLFDGGNAMQTPAGRASGLGRQAPPPAGAFGPPGSGEAPGYGGYGAQGQGSGAGGGYGSFGEAEPYDGDAGYEDTYDHPRRRRGKGRKWTTRTLTLLVVLGVLGGGLYAGYRWTQTQYYIGVKGEHVALFRGISQKLGPLDLSTVESDRPEIELKYLPTFKRKLVEATISETSLDGARTKINELATQSSACKKDEARRAAEAQNNQTPGPVLTADEQQVVSQCEKQ, from the coding sequence ATGAGTCTGTCCCTGCGGTTCGCCGCCGGATCGCACAAGGGCATGATCCGGGAGGGGAACGAGGACTCCGGCTACGCCGGTCCGCGCCTCCTCGCGATCGCCGACGGCATGGGCGGCCAGGCCGCCGGTGAAGTCGCCAGCTCCGAGGTGATCTCCACGCTCGTGCAGCTCGACGACGACGTCCCGGGCTCCGACATCCTCACCGCCCTCAGCACCGCGGTGCAGCGGGCCAACGACCAGCTGCGCGCCATGGTCGAAGAGGACCCCCAGCTCGAAGGCATGGGCACCACGCTCACCGCCCTCCTGTGGACGGGCCAGCGCCTCGGCCTGGTCCACGTCGGGGACTCCCGCGCCTATCTGCTGCGCGACGGCGTCCTCACGCAGATCACCCAGGACCACACCTGGGTCCAGCGCCTCGTCGACGAGGGCCGGATCACCGAAGAGGAAGCCACCACCCATCCGCAGCGCTCCTTGCTGATGCGGGCGCTCGGCAGCGGCGACATCGTCGAGCCCGACCTCTCCATCCGCGAGGTCCGGGTCGGCGACCGCTACCTCATCTGCTCCGACGGGCTCTCCGGCGTCGTCTCCCACCAGACCCTGGAAGAGACCCTCGCCGACTACCACGGTCCCCGCGAGACCGTGGCCTCGCTCATCCAGCTCGCGCTGCGCGGCGGCGGCCCCGACAACATCACCTGCATCGTGGCCGACGTCCTCGACACCGACAGCGGCGACACGCTGGCCGCACAGGTCAACGACACCCCGGTCGTCGTCGGCGCGGTCGCCGAGAACCAGCACAACCAGCTCTTCGACGGCGGCAACGCCATGCAGACGCCGGCCGGCCGCGCCTCCGGGCTCGGCCGCCAGGCCCCCCCGCCCGCCGGCGCCTTCGGCCCCCCCGGCAGCGGCGAGGCCCCCGGCTACGGCGGTTACGGTGCCCAGGGACAGGGCTCCGGAGCCGGCGGCGGGTACGGCAGCTTCGGCGAAGCCGAGCCGTACGACGGAGACGCGGGCTACGAGGACACGTACGACCACCCCCGCAGGCGTCGCGGCAAGGGCCGCAAGTGGACCACGCGCACGCTGACGCTGCTCGTCGTCCTCGGCGTCCTCGGCGGCGGCCTGTACGCGGGCTACCGGTGGACGCAGACCCAGTACTACATCGGCGTCAAGGGCGAGCACGTCGCGCTCTTCCGCGGGATCAGCCAGAAGCTCGGGCCCCTGGATCTCTCCACGGTGGAGAGCGACCGCCCCGAGATCGAACTGAAGTACCTGCCGACCTTCAAGCGCAAGCTCGTCGAGGCCACCATCAGCGAGACCAGCCTCGACGGCGCCCGCACCAAGATCAACGAGCTCGCCACCCAGTCCTCCGCGTGCAAGAAGGACGAGGCGCGCCGCGCCGCCGAAGCGCAGAACAACCAAACACCCGGCCCCGTCCTGACTGCCGATGAGCAGCAGGTCGTGAGCCAGTGCGAGAAGCAGTAG
- a CDS encoding response regulator transcription factor, with translation MTARVIRVVIADDEPLIRAGIRMILTSAADIEVVAEAANGREAVELARAHAPDVMLLDIQMPVMDGLTALAELGRSAPEVRALILTTFGEKENVLRALSGGGAGFLLKDSAPGELIGAVRAAAAGDAYLSPAATRHVVDQLASGQSAGRTEEARRKVAGLSERERGVLALLGEGLSNADAGRRLHMSEATVKTYVSRILAKLECENRVQAALLARDAGL, from the coding sequence GTGACGGCCAGGGTGATCCGCGTGGTGATCGCCGACGACGAGCCGCTGATCCGGGCCGGGATCCGGATGATCCTGACCTCGGCGGCCGACATCGAGGTGGTCGCGGAAGCGGCGAACGGCCGGGAAGCGGTCGAACTCGCCCGCGCGCACGCGCCGGACGTGATGCTGCTCGACATCCAGATGCCCGTGATGGACGGGCTGACGGCCCTCGCCGAACTGGGGCGTTCGGCGCCGGAGGTGCGGGCGCTGATCCTGACCACCTTCGGGGAGAAGGAGAACGTGCTGCGCGCGCTGAGCGGGGGCGGCGCCGGGTTCCTGCTGAAGGACTCGGCACCGGGCGAGCTGATCGGCGCCGTACGCGCGGCAGCGGCCGGAGACGCCTACTTGTCCCCGGCCGCGACCCGGCACGTGGTGGACCAACTGGCGTCCGGGCAGTCCGCGGGCCGCACCGAGGAGGCGCGGCGCAAGGTGGCCGGGCTGAGCGAGCGCGAGCGCGGGGTACTGGCCCTGCTGGGCGAAGGGCTGTCGAACGCGGACGCGGGCCGGAGGCTCCACATGAGCGAGGCGACGGTGAAGACGTACGTGAGCCGGATCCTGGCGAAGCTGGAGTGCGAGAACCGGGTCCAGGCGGCCCTGCTGGCCAGGGACGCCGGGCTCTAG
- a CDS encoding rhodanese-like domain-containing protein → MNSGPLPSVAASALPSEAFVLDVRENDEWAAGHAEGALHIPMSEFVARIGELTEKIEDDRPVYVMCRVGGRSAQVAQYLRGQDIAAVNVDGGMQDWEAAGRPVVTDAGTPGFVV, encoded by the coding sequence ATGAACTCCGGACCGCTTCCTTCGGTGGCCGCTTCCGCACTGCCCTCCGAAGCCTTTGTCCTCGACGTTCGCGAGAACGACGAATGGGCGGCCGGCCACGCCGAGGGTGCGCTGCACATCCCGATGAGCGAATTCGTGGCGCGCATCGGTGAGCTGACCGAGAAGATCGAGGACGACCGCCCGGTCTACGTGATGTGCCGGGTCGGCGGGCGCTCCGCCCAGGTCGCCCAGTACCTGCGGGGCCAGGACATCGCCGCGGTGAACGTCGACGGCGGCATGCAGGACTGGGAGGCCGCAGGGCGCCCGGTCGTCACGGACGCGGGCACCCCGGGCTTCGTCGTCTGA
- a CDS encoding acyl-CoA dehydrogenase family protein: MDFTFTEEQQAAVEAAKAVFADVAPDSVPSPALTPRAVAEEFDRPLWAKLAACDLLSLVLAEEHGGAGLDAIALCLVLREAAKVLARVPLLEHCATAMAVQAHGSPELAAALLPGAGDGTLVLTAAAHGRSGHDPAELAVTARREGDTWTLEGLQTAVPWAHSADWIAVPAHTGEGEAVLALVPREAGGLTLAEQYSTSGERLAELTLEGVRVPATHLVEAAGAWDHLRQLLATGTCALALGLGEGVLTMTSQYTSKREQFGFPVATFQAVAVQAADRYIDLRAMEVTLWQAAWRLDASTGGAGGPLPSAGDVAVAKIWASEGVRRVVQTAQHLHGGFGADTDYPLHRYHAWAKQLELQLGPAAAHEEALGDLLAAHPLA, translated from the coding sequence GTGGACTTCACCTTCACCGAGGAACAGCAGGCCGCCGTCGAGGCGGCCAAGGCCGTGTTCGCGGACGTCGCCCCCGACAGCGTGCCCAGCCCCGCACTCACCCCGCGGGCCGTCGCCGAGGAGTTCGACCGCCCCCTGTGGGCCAAGCTCGCCGCCTGCGACCTGCTGAGCCTGGTCCTCGCCGAGGAGCACGGCGGCGCCGGACTCGACGCCATCGCCCTGTGCCTGGTGCTGCGCGAGGCCGCGAAGGTACTGGCCCGGGTGCCGCTCCTGGAACACTGCGCCACCGCCATGGCCGTCCAGGCCCACGGCAGCCCCGAACTGGCCGCCGCCCTGCTGCCCGGCGCCGGGGACGGCACGCTCGTCCTCACCGCCGCCGCACACGGCCGCAGCGGCCACGACCCGGCCGAGCTGGCCGTCACCGCGCGCCGCGAAGGCGACACGTGGACCCTGGAGGGCCTCCAGACGGCCGTCCCGTGGGCACACAGCGCCGACTGGATCGCCGTACCGGCCCACACCGGGGAGGGCGAGGCCGTCCTCGCCCTCGTCCCCCGCGAGGCCGGCGGCCTGACCCTCGCCGAGCAGTACTCCACCAGCGGGGAGCGGCTCGCCGAGCTCACCCTCGAAGGCGTACGGGTGCCCGCCACGCACCTCGTCGAGGCGGCCGGAGCCTGGGACCACCTGCGGCAGCTGCTCGCCACCGGGACCTGCGCGCTCGCGCTCGGGCTCGGCGAGGGCGTCCTCACCATGACCAGCCAGTACACCAGCAAGCGCGAGCAGTTCGGCTTCCCGGTGGCCACCTTCCAGGCGGTCGCCGTCCAGGCCGCCGACCGCTACATCGACCTGCGCGCGATGGAGGTCACCCTCTGGCAGGCCGCCTGGCGGCTCGACGCCTCGACGGGCGGAGCGGGCGGCCCGCTGCCGAGCGCCGGAGATGTCGCGGTGGCCAAGATCTGGGCCTCCGAGGGCGTACGGCGCGTCGTGCAGACCGCACAGCACCTGCACGGCGGCTTCGGCGCCGACACCGACTACCCGCTGCACCGCTACCACGCCTGGGCCAAACAGCTGGAGCTCCAGCTGGGCCCGGCCGCCGCCCACGAGGAGGCGCTGGGCGACCTGCTGGCCGCCCACCCCCTCGCCTGA
- a CDS encoding FHA domain-containing protein — protein sequence MSELTLTVMRLGFLAVLWLFVIVAVQVIRSDLFGTRVTQRGSRRGAGATGAPQQQGRQAAAAPPQQRQRRGAPTKLVVSEGTLTGTTVALAGQTITLGRAHDSTIVLDDDYASSRHARIYPDRDGQWIVEDLGSTNGTYLDRTRLTTPTPIPPGAPIRIGKTVIELRK from the coding sequence ATGTCAGAGCTGACCCTGACGGTCATGCGGTTGGGTTTCCTGGCCGTTTTGTGGCTGTTCGTCATCGTGGCCGTCCAGGTCATCCGCAGCGACCTCTTCGGAACGAGAGTGACGCAGCGCGGTTCCCGCCGCGGCGCGGGTGCCACCGGCGCCCCGCAGCAGCAGGGCCGCCAGGCGGCCGCGGCGCCACCGCAGCAGCGCCAGCGCCGCGGAGCGCCCACCAAGCTCGTCGTGTCCGAAGGCACCCTCACGGGTACCACGGTGGCCCTCGCGGGCCAGACGATCACCCTGGGCCGCGCCCACGACTCCACGATCGTGCTGGACGACGACTACGCCTCCAGCAGGCATGCCAGGATCTACCCCGACCGTGACGGCCAGTGGATCGTCGAGGATCTCGGGTCCACCAACGGCACGTATCTCGACCGGACCCGGCTGACCACCCCGACGCCCATTCCGCCGGGCGCCCCGATCCGCATCGGCAAGACCGTCATCGAGCTGCGGAAGTAG
- a CDS encoding DUF2252 domain-containing protein: MTAVPEQRVVEPESKERIPEVGGFAPRFAAGRAAGSPREAGKALRTRVPRSAHAHFEAPADRPDAVRAVEESNVGRVAELTPIRVGRMAANPFAFLRGSAGLMAHDLSGGPITGIGAQICGDAHAANFGLYGDVRGRLVIDLNDFDETVFGPWEWDLKRLATSLVLAGRVAGADEDTCRAAALDSVGAYRRTMRLLAKLPSLDAWNAIADEELVSHTDARDLLGTLERVSEKARNNTSARFAAKSTEATPDGGRAFVDALPVLRRVGDGEAAAVAAALGPYLETLQGDRQPLLARYAIHDVAFRVVGTGSVGTRSYVVLLLDHRGDALVLQVKEARPSALLPHLPGLGFLSPPEEHEGRRVVAGQKQMQVVSDILLGWTTVEGRPFQVRQFRNRKGSVDPAALAVDQIDDYGRMTGALLARAHAHSADPRLLAGYCGKNDELDEAMASFAVAYADRSEADHEVLVAAVRSGRIAAEMGV; encoded by the coding sequence ATGACGGCGGTACCGGAACAGCGCGTGGTGGAACCGGAGTCGAAGGAGCGGATCCCGGAGGTCGGGGGCTTCGCACCGCGGTTCGCCGCGGGACGGGCGGCCGGATCGCCCAGGGAGGCCGGCAAGGCGCTGCGGACCCGCGTACCGCGGTCGGCGCACGCGCACTTCGAGGCTCCTGCCGACCGGCCCGACGCGGTGCGGGCCGTGGAGGAGTCCAATGTCGGCCGGGTCGCCGAACTGACCCCGATAAGGGTCGGGCGGATGGCCGCCAACCCCTTCGCCTTCCTGCGCGGGTCGGCCGGGCTGATGGCGCACGACCTCTCCGGCGGCCCGATCACCGGGATCGGCGCGCAGATCTGCGGAGACGCCCACGCGGCCAACTTCGGCCTGTACGGGGACGTGCGCGGCCGGCTCGTCATCGACCTCAACGACTTCGACGAGACCGTCTTCGGCCCGTGGGAGTGGGACCTCAAGCGGCTGGCCACCTCGCTGGTGCTGGCCGGACGGGTGGCCGGCGCGGACGAGGACACCTGCCGGGCCGCCGCCCTGGACTCGGTCGGTGCCTACCGCCGCACCATGCGGCTGCTGGCCAAGCTGCCGTCCCTGGACGCGTGGAACGCCATCGCGGACGAGGAACTGGTCTCGCACACCGACGCCCGGGACCTGCTGGGCACGCTGGAGCGGGTCTCGGAGAAGGCCCGCAACAACACCTCCGCCCGGTTCGCCGCGAAGTCCACCGAGGCCACCCCCGACGGTGGCCGGGCCTTCGTGGACGCGCTGCCGGTGCTGCGCAGGGTCGGGGACGGGGAGGCTGCGGCCGTGGCGGCCGCGCTGGGCCCGTACCTGGAGACCCTGCAGGGGGACCGGCAGCCGCTGCTGGCCCGGTACGCGATCCACGACGTGGCCTTCCGGGTGGTGGGCACCGGCAGCGTCGGAACCCGCTCCTACGTGGTGCTGCTGCTGGACCACCGCGGCGATGCGCTGGTCCTCCAGGTGAAGGAGGCCCGGCCCTCGGCCCTGCTGCCGCACCTGCCCGGTCTCGGCTTCCTCTCGCCTCCGGAGGAGCACGAGGGCCGCCGGGTGGTGGCGGGCCAGAAGCAGATGCAGGTGGTCTCGGACATCCTGCTGGGCTGGACGACGGTGGAGGGGCGGCCCTTCCAGGTCCGCCAGTTCCGCAACCGCAAGGGCAGCGTGGACCCGGCGGCGCTGGCCGTCGACCAGATCGACGACTACGGGCGGATGACCGGTGCGCTGCTGGCACGGGCCCACGCGCACAGCGCGGATCCGCGGCTGCTGGCCGGGTACTGCGGGAAGAACGACGAGCTGGACGAGGCGATGGCCTCCTTCGCCGTGGCCTACGCAGACCGCAGCGAGGCCGACCACGAGGTCCTGGTGGCGGCGGTGCGGTCCGGGCGGATCGCGGCAGAGATGGGGGTCTGA